CATCTTCAGGATGCGCTCGGCGCGGATCTTGATGTCCGTGGCCTGGCCTTCGGCGCCGCCCATGACCTGGTGGATCATGATCTCGGCGTTCGGCAAGGCGAAACGTTTGCCCTTGGTGCCGGCGGCCAAAAGGACCGCTGCCATGGAAGCCGCCATGCCGACGCAGATCGTCGCCACGTCCGGCTTGATATAACGCATGGTGTCGTAAATGGCGAGACCGGCGGTGACCGAACCGCCCGGACTGTTGATGTAGATCTTGATGTCCTTGGTCTTGTCCTGGGACTCGAGGAACAGGAGCTGGGCGATGACGATGTTGGCCGTATCCTCGCTGATCATGTCGCCGAGGAAGATGATCCGGTCCTTGAGCAGGCGGGAGTAGATGTCGTAAGCGCGTTCGCCGTAGGTCGTCTTTTCGATGACCGTCGGGATGAGGATCTGGGAACTCAGCTCGTAGGGATTTTTAGGCATAATAAATAGGCTATTTAGCGCTTTCATTATATAGGCGGTCGCCCCGGCTGGCAAACCCCGACCAAACCGATAAAAAATCGCCGGGTTGACGTTCCCGGACCGTCTGCTAAGGTGCGGACACTGTTCCTTGTCAACGAGACGTGCGAAAGGGGTACGAAATGCGCACTTCGATGTCGATATCTTCGTCTTATCTGGCGGCGTTCTGTCTTTTCATTTGTCTGCCCGCCTGCGCTTTCCGGCAACACGGCCCCGAGGTCTTCAAAATCCAAGAGAACCGGCAGGCGACCTACCGCCTGGACAGCCCGTTCAATGGGCATGGTTCCGGCGTGGTCGTGAGCCGCGAAGGACACGTTCTCACGGCGGCCCACGTCGCCGTGGCCGGCGATCTCGAGATCACCATCGAAGAGGGCGGTGGCATCATCCAGACCTACCCCGCTGAACTCATCAGCCTCGATCCTGATCACGACCTGGCCGTCGTCAAGATCGACCGGCATTTCGACCATCCGGCCGTTCTCGAAGATCCGGCCGTTGTTCACCCGGGCGATGAAGTCTACAACGTCGGCTATCCCTACAGTTTCGGGGAAATGGTCGGCCGCGGTTACGTCCAAAAATTGGACTACGGCCTGACCAAAGATGACGGTACCGTAGTTATCCAAGACGCGATCCTGGTAGACATGCCTGATGGTCCCGGAACTTCCGGCTCCGGCATCTTCCTGGCCCGCTCCGGCAAACTCATCGGCGTGATGAGCATGGCCTTCTGGATGAGCAACGGCGACATCCCACCGACCGTGACCCGCGTCCTAGCCTCGGTCGAGTACGCCCGCAAACTACTCGAATCCAGCGGCGTCCAATATCTGACTTCCGCTGACGCGCCCCGAGATGGCGAAGTCCTGGCTTACGATACCGACCTGAAGATTACCGTCCAGGCAGCTCCACTGGCCAAGCACTGACTCAAACGGCTCCCCTCGGAGCCGTTTTTTCTTAAGTTGCGATCCTAGATAGAGACGGGAATCCAAAAAACGGGGACCGCGGTCCCCGTCCTTTTGACTCCGTCACGTCGTTCGCGAACGACGTGGCTTCGTCTCTCCATGACTCCGTCTCTCATATAACTCCCCTCCCACTACTCCACTCGCCAGCAATTCTCCCCCTCGCAGATTTTTCCCGGTACAGAAAACCCGGCCGCTTTGCGGTGTCCGCCACCACCCAAGGCCTTGGCCACCGACGACACATCAACATCAGCCGCGGCGCGGAAACTCCCCCGCACCTGGCCGCCCGGACCCTCTTTGAGGACCAGTACAACCCCCGCGTCGAGGATGCTGCCGAGCAGATTATACAGATCGTCCGTGGCCTCCTGTGCCTTGCCTGGTTCGAAGTCCGACAGGAAAAGCGCGGTCGAAGCGATGTCGAGCCGCTTATCGTGCTTGAGCCGCGCCATGGCCGTGCCATACAACCGAAGAGACGACAGAGGGCGGCTGCGAAAAACGCGTTCCGTGATCAGGTTGGCGTCGGCCCCGCGGCGCAGCAAGTCGGAAGCCGCTTCCAGCGCAGAACGATTCGTCGCGGAATTGGAGAAAGCGGTCGTATCATAATAGATGCCCGTCAACAGACAGGTGGCGATGTCTTCGCTTATTTCAGCGTTGATATGCCTCAGGAAACGATAAAATACCTCACTGGCAGAGGAAGCCTGCGGGTCGACGACATTGATATCGCCGTAACGGTCGTTCACCAGATGATGATCGAATCCGATGAGCCGCGTCCGGGCCGGACGACTGGCGATCAGGTCGACCACGCCAGTCTGATTCAGGCCGCCGCAGTCGAAAACGACGCACAAGTCATGATCCGCGGCGAAAACAGATGTGTCAGTCGTGAACTTCTCGGCGCCGGCCAAAAAGCTATATTTCTCCGGCACGGGATCCGCGCAATAGACCGCGACCTCGATCCCCTGTTCCAGGCAATAATTGACGAATGCCGAAGACGAACCCAAAGCGTCGCCATCCGGACGCTGATGAGTGACCGCGAGTATCTTCTTGGCCCGAGCCAGCGCTTCCCGAGCGCTATCGAATGAAAATCTGATATCCATATGGGAATGGACTAATGTATCCTTTACCCCAATGACGGTCAAGGGGCGGCTGCGGATTGACTTTTGGATCGGTTCGGTTATAATGCGATGTTCTTTCACATCAGATCAAGAGGAGTCGAATCATGGGAAAATACGAACGAGCCGGACAGTATGGCATCAACTGGGATGACATCCTGCGCAAAGAATACGTCTCTCGTCTGGCCGCCGCGCCATTCTTCGAAGAAGCCGGCTCGCTGCTCATGAGCGCCGGACTCATCTGGCAAGGACGCCTCGGCGCCGGCCGCATCCGCGGCCAAGAACTCACGACACTGGGCTACACGCTCCGAGAGGCCGGCCGCAACTGGCGGCACGGCGCTCTCAGCTGGTCGCCGCCGCCGGAATGGGAGTCGTGCTACAGCCATCTGTTGGCCGAATTCCGCGATCACCGATCCTTCAGCACCGACCGCCGGAACAGCGATCAGTCGCCCCGCCGGCACCCGCAAGCCGCCCGCACGCTCGTGGCGGCCACGATCGCGCTCGTCCAGGACCAGCTGCCGGTCATCGGCGCCACCGGACGTCACCTCTATCGCGACGACGAGGTCAAAAAATGCGAGGATCTGCTCGAGACCCTCGGCGAACATCCGGCCTCCGAACAGCCCGACCTGCCGCTCACGCAAGCCCGGATCGATCTCCTCGGCCTGCGCGCCGCGTACCGGACCTGCGAAGGCTTGTGCTGCTCGGTCGGTACGATCTGGATCTACGCCCAAACCCAAAAGGAATCCTCGGACAGGGAACCCGCCACGAAGCTGTGGTATACCCGAGGCGAAGCGTTCCGCGAACTGGCCAAGGCAGCCTACCTGCGTTTCGCCGCGGGACAACCCGAAAGCATCCGGGACTCGCTGCTCGACGCCCGCGACGACGCCATCGCCTACGGCTACGACGAACGCCACTACGCCAGCCGCGACGAGATCGCGGTGAGCGAAAAGCTGGCCGAAGCGCTCATCGACGTCCTGTTACAACTCACAGGCGAACGCTATGGCCGCGAAGCCGCCGCGGACGCTGCCAACATCATGCGGATACAGGCATTGCCGGCCGCGGAAAGCTCAGATAAGCAGCTGACGCCGCCGCCCAAACAACTGGCTGAACCCAAAAAATAAGCTCAAGGACCGCCTCGCGGTCCTTTTTTTCGCCTCCATCACGTCGCTCGCGAGTGACGTGACTCCGTCAAAAATCTCTGGCCCAGGGCCAGAGATAGATCAATATAAGCGAATCCCCTGCACCCCGCACTACCTAGTGCTGGGGAATGGGGACGGGCCGCAAAAACCGATCGTCCGACCAGTCGCCCTCGGGCATTGCGATTCCGCCTCAAACTGCTACAATTTTGAGGCGCTGTGGAAAGGTCGGACTTCCGGACCAGAACCATCATCCCGCCGGCGCCTCCTGATTATGTATCTGCAGAAACTGGAAATCATCGGTTTCAAGTCCTTCGCTGAAAAGACGGAGCTGGATTTTTTGCCGCCGTCCGCGAATTCCAAAGGCATCACCGCGGTCGTCGGCCCGAACGGTTCCGGCAAATCAAACGTTGCTGACGCGCTCCGCTGGGTGCTCGGCGAACAGAGCACCAAACTGCTGCGCGGCAAGAAAGCCGAGGACGTCATCTTTTTCGGTTCGGAGAAACGCGCCCGCTCCGGCTTCGCCGAGGTCTCGCTCGTCCTGAACAACGAGGATGGCAAGATCCCGCTCGATCTCTCCGAAGTCAGCATCGCGCGCCGCGTCTACCGCGACGGCGAATCCGAATATCTCATCAACAAGAACAAGGTGCGGCTCGCCGACATCCAGATGCTTTTGGCGCAGGCGCAATTCAGCGCCCGCTCCTACTCCGTCATCGGCCAGGGCATGGCCGACGCCATCCTCACCGCCACGCCGCTCGCCCGCAAAGAATATCTCGACGAGGCCGCCGGCGTCCGCCAGTTCCAGCTGAAGCGCCAGAACTCCGTGGCCAAACTCGAAGCCACGCGCGAGAACCTGAACCAGGCCGACATGCTCGTGAACGAGATCGAACCGCGGCTGCGCTCGCTCGCCCGGCAGGTGAAGCGCCTCGAAACCCGCGCCGCCATCGAGGAAGAGTTGCACGCCATCGCGCACCAATACTACGGCCGCCAATGGCTGGAACTGAAATCCCAGATCGACAGCCGCCAGGCCACGGTCGGCAGACTCGACGAGGAATGGAAGAAGCGCGAATCCACTCTTGAGGACGCCCAGAGCGAACTCAGCGGACTCGAGGCGCAGGAGCAGGGTTCGGACGAATTCACCGCGCTGCAAACCGAATACGAAAAACTGGCCGAGGAACGCAACCGCTTGCGCGACCGCCAGGTGGGACTGCGCGGCAAGCTCGAAGTCGCGGAGCAGGTGCGCAAACAAACTGCCACGACCCTGCCGCTCTCGAAGATCATCAGCGAAGTGAAGACCATCGGCGCAGAGCAAAATAAGGCCATAACTGAGCTAAAAAACGCCACTGACCTCGCGGCGGCCCAGGCCACCGTGCCGGCTTTCGAATCTCTCCAGACGGCGACCATTTCTCTCGGCGATCGTCTGGAGCGACCGGTTCCGGA
The Patescibacteria group bacterium genome window above contains:
- a CDS encoding AAA family ATPase; the encoded protein is MYLQKLEIIGFKSFAEKTELDFLPPSANSKGITAVVGPNGSGKSNVADALRWVLGEQSTKLLRGKKAEDVIFFGSEKRARSGFAEVSLVLNNEDGKIPLDLSEVSIARRVYRDGESEYLINKNKVRLADIQMLLAQAQFSARSYSVIGQGMADAILTATPLARKEYLDEAAGVRQFQLKRQNSVAKLEATRENLNQADMLVNEIEPRLRSLARQVKRLETRAAIEEELHAIAHQYYGRQWLELKSQIDSRQATVGRLDEEWKKRESTLEDAQSELSGLEAQEQGSDEFTALQTEYEKLAEERNRLRDRQVGLRGKLEVAEQVRKQTATTLPLSKIISEVKTIGAEQNKAITELKNATDLAAAQATVPAFESLQTATISLGDRLERPVPEIKPVEQDPALLREIEEIGRTIAAIDEKIRQVQNALQEYNRGERQKKEKFFSLQRGLQEKISSALALERQLNDERIELARLDTRREALEQEMSVKLGERAEHVKTSFIQTGTESADELFAQMQKLEYQLNLIGGIDPEVVREYQETNTRHEFLTAQIADLRKAIEDLERVISELDIVIKTRWETSFRQINKDFDRFFKQLFNGGKAELVQMWSEQEEAEEDEPTAAAAGSETGEQEALKKKEPSAQTLPAYEQGERIVGIDIHACPPGKKIKNVETLSGGERTLVSIALICAIMVSNPSPFVVLDEVDAALDEANSDKYASILAELAEKTQFIVVTHNRYTMKRANVLYGVTMRDDKTSLLLSVNLDEVSELQNQNRQKAVA
- a CDS encoding bifunctional oligoribonuclease/PAP phosphatase NrnA, with amino-acid sequence MDIRFSFDSAREALARAKKILAVTHQRPDGDALGSSSAFVNYCLEQGIEVAVYCADPVPEKYSFLAGAEKFTTDTSVFAADHDLCVVFDCGGLNQTGVVDLIASRPARTRLIGFDHHLVNDRYGDINVVDPQASSASEVFYRFLRHINAEISEDIATCLLTGIYYDTTAFSNSATNRSALEAASDLLRRGADANLITERVFRSRPLSSLRLYGTAMARLKHDKRLDIASTALFLSDFEPGKAQEATDDLYNLLGSILDAGVVLVLKEGPGGQVRGSFRAAADVDVSSVAKALGGGGHRKAAGFSVPGKICEGENCWRVE
- a CDS encoding serine protease, translating into MSISSSYLAAFCLFICLPACAFRQHGPEVFKIQENRQATYRLDSPFNGHGSGVVVSREGHVLTAAHVAVAGDLEITIEEGGGIIQTYPAELISLDPDHDLAVVKIDRHFDHPAVLEDPAVVHPGDEVYNVGYPYSFGEMVGRGYVQKLDYGLTKDDGTVVIQDAILVDMPDGPGTSGSGIFLARSGKLIGVMSMAFWMSNGDIPPTVTRVLASVEYARKLLESSGVQYLTSADAPRDGEVLAYDTDLKITVQAAPLAKH
- the clpP gene encoding ATP-dependent Clp endopeptidase proteolytic subunit ClpP translates to MPKNPYELSSQILIPTVIEKTTYGERAYDIYSRLLKDRIIFLGDMISEDTANIVIAQLLFLESQDKTKDIKIYINSPGGSVTAGLAIYDTMRYIKPDVATICVGMAASMAAVLLAAGTKGKRFALPNAEIMIHQVMGGAEGQATDIKIRAERILKMKDQLNRILADSTGQAFAKVEKDTDRDYFMSAPEALKYGIIDKIF